Proteins from a genomic interval of Xylocopa sonorina isolate GNS202 chromosome 6, iyXylSono1_principal, whole genome shotgun sequence:
- the LOC143424794 gene encoding protein FAM13B isoform X2 produces the protein MRRPQQEHHHHLHNNHLDHQQHQHHHHHHHHHYHHHHHHGSSISPTRSRQVHEKDESRLAKVKRVLAVSLLGRNGGSTKIFGTRLDTIEPYLDTGVPFVVHRLCSYIEAHGFQSAAVFRLSGGSPRLAERLRAAFERRGDADLEAAACPPTAATLLRQYLKELPQPVVPSTFVAKLLAIHAQNYANDHDCWVNLTKELLSTLPSSHYRLLGYLALYLSKYEAKHGRSAGVCGVFAPVILPHVPPATTLLRDILVEASALFSDCIHDNVVNGVIPASDCKICKDSNNELKDSEGASLLCALKPRKRKERHESCCQERKLISSSEERALESPTETADTIRRVSSHEDFNSEEHLHILSQLGQDMGHGVRCGNLPLHERTNVSPVLKRTPPVSSPCETDLETEKFECDAEKLRSSERFSRSITPRGRRQARRRKVHKIADGENSSKENEEETDNVYNVSSSPNNRNGSPAQSFLEMLSSGPSRSPSPARPPTVSHEDLNNPSLTNWTFQRQENGEEADARVEAMLSPRNSLLLPRRFYSENEIQPVSSNITEFSLKNLTKHINGLKKKIKKFEDEFEENFGYRPSHSDKMCNRDIKRLCTELNKLRKEHKQLKDDPVSVLLANASNRTRTTNCSPTNNNNSQEKSRAMSMEEMVKEIEKKLCEKRLKYNRPENMEELTYEQLIDEKTAVQKALLHIENTFGRPVSKEDRAVVRPLYDKYRTLKRLLIRAGVSKNKDSISELATILEHEAMDFTSSNLPNNPSDNERRASEPDMSHRGILDCIDSVDQLPTDSDSQHSSSEGSRSNNESLHALPQEELLIQQKLTREEKKRLRRALKELEAQFEVRVGRRMQREDREPQVVTVYESYKQAKAKLRLIDALVAKNA, from the exons ATGAGACGTCCTCAGCAGGAACACCATCACCACCTCCATAACAATCACCTCGATCACCAGCAGCATCAgcatcaccatcatcatcatcatcatcactaTCACCACCATCATCATCATGGATCTTCGATAAGCCCCACTAGATCTCGGCAAGTCCACGAGAAG GACGAGTCCCGTTTAGCAAAAGTGAAACGCGTTCTGGCAGTATCGTTGCTGGGTCGTAACGGAGGGTCTACGAAGATCTTTGGTACCCGACTAGATACAATCGAGCCGTACCTCGACACCGGTGTACCTTTCGTGGTGCACCGATTATGCAGTTATATCGAAGCCCACGGATTTCAAAGCGCTGCGGTGTTTCGTCTTTCCGGTGGAAGTCCGAGACTGGCGGAAAGACTGAGGGCTGCTTTCGAAAGAAGAGGAGATGCCGATTTAGAAGCTGCAGCTTGCCCCCCAACCGCGGCTACGTTACTTCGGCAATACCTAAAAGAACTACCGCAACCTGTCGTGCCATCGACTTTCGTGGCTAAACTATTGGCCATTCATGCTC AGAATTACGCCAACGATCATGATTGTTGGGTTAATTTAACGAAGGAGCTTTTGTCGACTCTACCATCCTCTCATTATCGTTTGCTTGGTTACTTGGCTCTTTATCTAAGCAAATACGAGGCTAAACATGGACGTAGCGCTGGCGTTTGCGGTGTGTTCGCCCCGGTGATTCTACCTCATGTTCCACCAGCCACCACACTTCTTCGTGATATCTTGGTCGAGGCATCTGCACTCTTTTCGGACTG CATCCATGATAACGTGGTGAATGGCGTGATTCCTGCGAGTGACTGTAAGATTTGCAAGGATTCAAATAACGAGTTAAAGGATTCCGAAGGTGCGTCTCTGCTTTGCGCGCTGAAACCGCGTAAACGTAAAGAACGTCACGAATCATGTTGTCAAGAACGAAAATTGATAAG TAGTAGCGAAGAACGTGCCCTTGAGAGTCCTACCGAGACTGCAGATACGATTAGACGTGTGAGTAGTCACGAAGATTTCAACAGTGAAGAACATTTGCATATTTTATCTCAACTTGGACAAGACATGGGTCATGGTGTT AGATGTGGAAATCTTCCCTTGCACGAACGAACAAATGTTTCACCGGTATTGAAGAGAACACCACCGGTTTCATCACCGTGCGAAACAGATTTAGAAACAGAAAAATTCGAATGCGATGCTGAAAAACTGCGAAGTAGCGAACGTTTCAGTCGAAGTATCACACCAAGAGGAAGAAGGCAAGCTCGAAGAAGAAAAGTGCATAAAATTGCGGATGGAGAAAATTCTAGCAAG gaaaacgaagaagaaactGATAACGTTTATAATGTGTCATCGAGCCCCAATAATCGTAATGGTTCTCCAGCACAAAGTTTTTTGGAAATGTTGAGCAGTGGTCCAAGCCGATCACCATCACCGGCCCGTCCACCCACAGTTAGCCATGAAGATTTAAATAACCCCAGCTTAACTAATTGGACTTTTCAACGACAAGAAAAC GGCGAAGAGGCTGACGCGCGAGTCGAGGCTATGCTGTCCCCGCGAAATTCCTTATTGTTACCTAGACGTTTttattctgaaaacgagatacaaCCTGTTAGCTCGAACATAACGGAGTTTAGTTTGAAAAATCtgacgaagcatataaatggcttaaagaaaaaaataaagaaattcgAAGACGAATTCGAAGAAAATTTTGGTTATCGTCCAAGTCATTCGGATAAAATGTGTAATAGGGACATCAAACGATTGTGTACAGAGTTAAATAAATTGCGAAAAGAACATAAACAGTTAAAGGATGATCCAGTTAGCGTGTTATTGGCTAACGCAAGTAATAGAACAAGAACAACTAACTGTAGCCcaacaaataataataatagtcaaGAAAAGTCTAGAGCAATGTCAATGGAAGAAATGGTAaaagaaatagaaaagaaaCTTTGTGAAAAAAGATTAAAGTATAACAGACCCGAGAATATGGAGGAATTAACTTACGAACAATTAATAGACGAAAAAACTGCTGTCCAAAAAGCTCTGCTTCATATTGAAAATACTTTTGGAAGACCAGTTTCCAAAGAAGATAGGGCTGTCGTGCGGCCTTTGTATGATAAATATAGAACATTAAAAAGATTACTTATTAGAGCAGGAGTG AGCAAAAATAAAGATAGTATATCAGAATTAGCTACTATTTTGGAgcacgaagcaatggattttaCATCGTCTAATTTACCTAATAATCCATCTGATAACGAAAGAAGAGCTAGCGAACCTGACATGTCGCATAGAGGTATCTTGGATTGTATAGATTCGGTAGACCAATTACCAACTGACAGTGATAGTCAGCATAGCAGCAGCGAAGGAAGCCGTAGTAACAACGAAAGTCTTCATGCACTTCCACA GGAAGAATTATTGATACAACAAAAATTAaccagagaagaaaaaaagcgtCTGCGACGAGCGCTGAAAGAGTTAGAAGCACAGTTCGAAGTTCGTGTTGGTCGTAGAATGCAAAGAGAAGATCGTGAGCCACAAGTTGTAACCGTTTACGAATCATATAAGCAGGCCAAAGCAAAGCTCCGTCTGATTGATGCTCTGGTA
- the Ago2 gene encoding argonaute 2 has translation MGRKGKNRRTHESSSASGTEQEQSQQQQPSGPRPQQQQQPSGTRPQQQQQPSGPRPQQQQQPSGPRPQQQQQPSGRRPQQQQQQQPSGPRPQQQQQQQPSGPRPQQQQQQQPSGPRPQQQQQQQPSGPRPQQQQQQQPSGPRPQQQQQQQPSEPRPQQQQQWSGPRPQQQQQPSGPRPQQQQQQQPSGPRPQQQQQPSGPRPHQQQQWSGPRPQQQQQWSGPRPQQQQQQQPSGPRPQQEPSSSSLQSQQSSSSRETAIAVRKSGGKSILPYHVQQMYMNEIPKKASNENKDGRRITVYTNMFKLIFHRNFEKTAVHYDVVITPDRPKCLLRAVFEEYRKKHFPQRFPAFDGKKNAYSANSLPFGDISQEDEIQIFDKEFVKERTFKIYLKKAAVIDLSWLNDFSKGLYDCEKEEKGLQALDIILRNDAAYRFTTVGRSIFPSPEPGRVVSLTNGLDLWVGVFQSVVIGSRPYLNIDVAHKGFPTPQSVIDLMKEMSRNPRARDNSQNVTVRDIERNRDKINKYLKGLKVQYELPNQPATKRTFRVNELVTCARDNRFHLQDNTVCTVEEYFWQTKRYKIKHPELPCLWVGSRNSKVHLPAELCTIVAGQAKNMKLDDVQTSKMIREAATNTDSRKAKILNGFDKMNLNNQPTLTNEFHLSVQGEFEQIPARVLPAPLLQYKERQVKVQKGVWRADKFYKPCILEENSWTILNLDTYVQDRELYDLQQKLQNIGTSLNMTINKAQTPFTNLTVQRDNRDISRYFEEKKKQNMQLVVVILPNIDSAYSSVKQISEINIRGGIVTQCLRSQTLRKLSDATITNILLKINSKLNGVNHTLAPIHRPRCLKVPCIIIGADVTHPSPDATDIPSVAAVAASYDPNAFQYNIELRLQSPKEEMIQDLQEIIKSQLMFFYKKTGHKPKHLIFYRDGVSEGQLPQVMHFELTAIKKAIAQLNRSEKREIAITFLVVQKRHHIRLFPTDRMNSDDRNFNVQAGTIVDTEITHPTHIDFYLVSHASIQGTARPTKYRCICNEIDMSENEIEQLTYYLCHMFARCTRSVSYPAPTYYAHLAAFRARALIHNVRLNINNLQEEQRSKMNLQLNKDSPMFFV, from the exons ATGGGACGAAAAG GAAAAAATAGAAGGACTCACGAAAGTTCATCGGCATCTGGTACTGAACAAGAACAGTCACAGCAACAGCAACCGAGTGGACCAAGgccgcaacaacaacagcagccaAGTGGAACCAGgccgcaacagcaacagcagccgAGTGGACCAAGgccgcaacagcaacagcagccgAGTGGACCTAGgccgcaacagcaacagcagccgAGTGGACGTAGgccgcaacaacaacagcaacagcagccgAGTGGACCTAGgccgcaacaacaacagcaacagcagccgAGTGGACCTAGgccgcaacaacaacagcaacagcagccgAGTGGACCTAGgccgcaacaacaacagcaacagcagccgAGTGGACCTAGgccgcaacaacaacagcaacagcagccgAGTGGACCTAGgccgcaacaacaacagcaacagcagccaAGTGAACCTAGgccgcaacaacaacagcagtggAGTGGACCTAGgccgcaacagcaacagcagccgAGTGGACCTAGgccgcaacaacaacagcaacagcagccaAGTGGACCTAGgccgcaacaacaacagcagccgaGTGGACCTAGGCCGCACCAACAACAGCAGTGGAGTGGACCTAGgccgcaacaacaacagcagtggAGTGGACCTAGgccgcaacagcaacagcaacagcagccgAGTGGACCTAGGCCGCAGCAGGAGCCATCATCTTCGTCACTACAGTCGCAACAATCATCTAGTTCGCGG GAGACTGCCATTGCTGTGAGAAAGTCAGGTGGAAAATCAATTTTGCCATATCATGTACAACAAATGTACATGAATGAAATACCAAAGAAAGCTAGTAATGAAAACAAAGACGGTAGAAGAATTACTGTGTACACTAACATGTTTAAACTTATTTTTCATCGAAATTTTGAAAAAACTGCTGTGCATTACGATGTAGTTATCACACCAGACAGGCCAAAATGTTTATTAAGAGCAGTTTTTGAGGAATATAGGAAGAAGCATTTTCCACAAAGATTTCCAGCATTCGATGGCAAAAAGAATGCTTATAGTGCAAACAGTCTTCCTTTTGGTGATATAAGT CAAGAGGATGAAATACAAATTTTTGATAAGGAGTTTGTAAAAGAAAGGACAttcaaaatatatttaaaaaaggcTGCAGTTATTGATTTATCATGGTTGAATGATTTCAGTAAGGGTTTATATGATTGTGAAAAGGAAGAAAAGGGTTTACAGGCATTGGATATTATTTTACGCAATGATGCTGCTTACCGATTTACTACA GTTGGTAGATCAATTTTTCCATCACCAGAACCTGGTCGTGTTGTATCATTAACAAATGGATTGGACTTATGGGTCGGTGTATTTCAATCTGTTGTGATCGGATCGAGACCATATTTGAACATAGATG TTGCACATAAAGGATTTCCTACACCACAGTCGGTAATTGATTTGATGAAAGAGATGTCCAGAAATCCTAGAGCTAGAGACAATTCGCAAAATGTAACTGTGAGAGACATAGAAAGAAATCGGGACAAAataaacaaatatttaaaaGGATTGAAAGTTCAATATGAACTACCCAATCAACCTGCTACTAAAAGAACTTTTCGTGTCAACGAATTAGTTACATGTGCAAGAGATAATAGATTTCATTTACAAGATAACACTGTTTGTACAGTTGAAGAATATTTTTGGCAAACTAAAAGGTATAAAATAAAACACCCTGAGCTACCATGCCTTTGGGTAGGATCCCGAAATAGTAAAGTTCACTTACCCGCAGAA TTATGTACAATCGTAGCTGGTCAAGCGaaaaatatgaaattagatGATGTTCAAACGTCTAAAATGATTCGCGAAGCAGCAACTAATACTGACAGTCGTAAAGCGAAAATTCTGAACGGT TTTGATAAAATGAATTTGAATAACCAGCCAACTTTAACGAACGAATTTCATCTTTCCGTACAAGGGGAATTTGAGCAGATACCAGCAAGAGTTCTTCCAGCTCCTTTGCTGCAATACAAAGAAAGACAAGTTAAGGTGCAGAAAGGAGTATGGAGGGCAGACAAATTTTATAAACCGTGCATTCTGGAAGAAAATTCTTGGACTATTTTAAATTTAGATACATATGTTCAAGATCGTGAGTTATATGACTTACAGCAGAAACTACAAAACATTG GGACAAGTCTAAACATGACAATTAACAAAGCACAAACTCCGTTTACAAATTTAACTGTGCAAAGAGATAATAGGGATATTAGTcggtattttgaagaaaaaaagaaacaaaatatgCAATTGGTGGTAGTAATACTTCCAAATATAGATAGTGCATACA GTTCGGTGAAACAAATTTCTGAAATTAATATACGTGGTGGTATAGTAACTCAATGCTTGAGATCCCAAACTTTACGAAAATTAAGTGATGCAACGATTACAAATATTCTGTTGAAAATCAATTCAAAGCTTAATGGTGTTAATCATACTTTGGCTCCTATACATCG TCCACGTTGTTTAAAAGTACCGTGTATAATAATTGGTGCAGATGTAACTCATCCATCGCCCGATGCTACGGACATACCTTCAGTTGCTGCT GTTGCAGCAAGTTATGATCCCAATGCTTTCCAATATAATATTGAATTAAGGCTTCAATCACCAAAGGAAGAGATGATTCAGGATttacaagaaattataaaaagTCAATTAATGTTTTTTTATAAAAAAACTGGACATAAACCCAAACACTTAATTTTCTATCG AGATGGTGTGAGCGAAGGGCAGCTACCACAAGTAATGCATTTTGAATTAACTGCCATAAAAAAGGCTATTGCACAGCTAAACAGATCTGAAAAACGTGAGATCGCAATCACCTTTCTTGTTGTTCAAAAAAGACATCACATACGCCTATTTCCAACTGATCGGATGAATTCCGACGATAGAAACTTTAACGTGCAAGCAGGTACCATCGTTGATACAGAAATCACGCATCCGACTCACATAGATTTTTATCTCGTATCTCATGCCAGTATTCAG GGTACTGCTAGACCTACAAAATATAGGTGTATATGCAATGAAATTGACATGTCAGAAAACGAAATAGAACAATTGACATATTATCTTTGTCATATGTTTGCACGTTGTACAAGATCAGTTAGTTATCCTGCACCTACGTACTATGCTCACTTAGCTGCTTTCAGAGCCAGGGCATTAATACACAA CGTTcgtttaaatataaataatttacaAGAGGAACAGCGAAGTAAGATGAATTTACAATTAAATAAAGATTCGCCCATGTTTTTTGTCTAA
- the LOC143424794 gene encoding protein FAM13B isoform X1 gives MRRPQQEHHHHLHNNHLDHQQHQHHHHHHHHHYHHHHHHGSSISPTRSRQVHEKDESRLAKVKRVLAVSLLGRNGGSTKIFGTRLDTIEPYLDTGVPFVVHRLCSYIEAHGFQSAAVFRLSGGSPRLAERLRAAFERRGDADLEAAACPPTAATLLRQYLKELPQPVVPSTFVAKLLAIHAQNYANDHDCWVNLTKELLSTLPSSHYRLLGYLALYLSKYEAKHGRSAGVCGVFAPVILPHVPPATTLLRDILVEASALFSDCIHDNVVNGVIPASDCKICKDSNNELKDSEGASLLCALKPRKRKERHESCCQERKLIRSSSEERALESPTETADTIRRVSSHEDFNSEEHLHILSQLGQDMGHGVRCGNLPLHERTNVSPVLKRTPPVSSPCETDLETEKFECDAEKLRSSERFSRSITPRGRRQARRRKVHKIADGENSSKENEEETDNVYNVSSSPNNRNGSPAQSFLEMLSSGPSRSPSPARPPTVSHEDLNNPSLTNWTFQRQENGEEADARVEAMLSPRNSLLLPRRFYSENEIQPVSSNITEFSLKNLTKHINGLKKKIKKFEDEFEENFGYRPSHSDKMCNRDIKRLCTELNKLRKEHKQLKDDPVSVLLANASNRTRTTNCSPTNNNNSQEKSRAMSMEEMVKEIEKKLCEKRLKYNRPENMEELTYEQLIDEKTAVQKALLHIENTFGRPVSKEDRAVVRPLYDKYRTLKRLLIRAGVSKNKDSISELATILEHEAMDFTSSNLPNNPSDNERRASEPDMSHRGILDCIDSVDQLPTDSDSQHSSSEGSRSNNESLHALPQEELLIQQKLTREEKKRLRRALKELEAQFEVRVGRRMQREDREPQVVTVYESYKQAKAKLRLIDALVAKNA, from the exons ATGAGACGTCCTCAGCAGGAACACCATCACCACCTCCATAACAATCACCTCGATCACCAGCAGCATCAgcatcaccatcatcatcatcatcatcactaTCACCACCATCATCATCATGGATCTTCGATAAGCCCCACTAGATCTCGGCAAGTCCACGAGAAG GACGAGTCCCGTTTAGCAAAAGTGAAACGCGTTCTGGCAGTATCGTTGCTGGGTCGTAACGGAGGGTCTACGAAGATCTTTGGTACCCGACTAGATACAATCGAGCCGTACCTCGACACCGGTGTACCTTTCGTGGTGCACCGATTATGCAGTTATATCGAAGCCCACGGATTTCAAAGCGCTGCGGTGTTTCGTCTTTCCGGTGGAAGTCCGAGACTGGCGGAAAGACTGAGGGCTGCTTTCGAAAGAAGAGGAGATGCCGATTTAGAAGCTGCAGCTTGCCCCCCAACCGCGGCTACGTTACTTCGGCAATACCTAAAAGAACTACCGCAACCTGTCGTGCCATCGACTTTCGTGGCTAAACTATTGGCCATTCATGCTC AGAATTACGCCAACGATCATGATTGTTGGGTTAATTTAACGAAGGAGCTTTTGTCGACTCTACCATCCTCTCATTATCGTTTGCTTGGTTACTTGGCTCTTTATCTAAGCAAATACGAGGCTAAACATGGACGTAGCGCTGGCGTTTGCGGTGTGTTCGCCCCGGTGATTCTACCTCATGTTCCACCAGCCACCACACTTCTTCGTGATATCTTGGTCGAGGCATCTGCACTCTTTTCGGACTG CATCCATGATAACGTGGTGAATGGCGTGATTCCTGCGAGTGACTGTAAGATTTGCAAGGATTCAAATAACGAGTTAAAGGATTCCGAAGGTGCGTCTCTGCTTTGCGCGCTGAAACCGCGTAAACGTAAAGAACGTCACGAATCATGTTGTCAAGAACGAAAATTGATAAG AAGTAGTAGCGAAGAACGTGCCCTTGAGAGTCCTACCGAGACTGCAGATACGATTAGACGTGTGAGTAGTCACGAAGATTTCAACAGTGAAGAACATTTGCATATTTTATCTCAACTTGGACAAGACATGGGTCATGGTGTT AGATGTGGAAATCTTCCCTTGCACGAACGAACAAATGTTTCACCGGTATTGAAGAGAACACCACCGGTTTCATCACCGTGCGAAACAGATTTAGAAACAGAAAAATTCGAATGCGATGCTGAAAAACTGCGAAGTAGCGAACGTTTCAGTCGAAGTATCACACCAAGAGGAAGAAGGCAAGCTCGAAGAAGAAAAGTGCATAAAATTGCGGATGGAGAAAATTCTAGCAAG gaaaacgaagaagaaactGATAACGTTTATAATGTGTCATCGAGCCCCAATAATCGTAATGGTTCTCCAGCACAAAGTTTTTTGGAAATGTTGAGCAGTGGTCCAAGCCGATCACCATCACCGGCCCGTCCACCCACAGTTAGCCATGAAGATTTAAATAACCCCAGCTTAACTAATTGGACTTTTCAACGACAAGAAAAC GGCGAAGAGGCTGACGCGCGAGTCGAGGCTATGCTGTCCCCGCGAAATTCCTTATTGTTACCTAGACGTTTttattctgaaaacgagatacaaCCTGTTAGCTCGAACATAACGGAGTTTAGTTTGAAAAATCtgacgaagcatataaatggcttaaagaaaaaaataaagaaattcgAAGACGAATTCGAAGAAAATTTTGGTTATCGTCCAAGTCATTCGGATAAAATGTGTAATAGGGACATCAAACGATTGTGTACAGAGTTAAATAAATTGCGAAAAGAACATAAACAGTTAAAGGATGATCCAGTTAGCGTGTTATTGGCTAACGCAAGTAATAGAACAAGAACAACTAACTGTAGCCcaacaaataataataatagtcaaGAAAAGTCTAGAGCAATGTCAATGGAAGAAATGGTAaaagaaatagaaaagaaaCTTTGTGAAAAAAGATTAAAGTATAACAGACCCGAGAATATGGAGGAATTAACTTACGAACAATTAATAGACGAAAAAACTGCTGTCCAAAAAGCTCTGCTTCATATTGAAAATACTTTTGGAAGACCAGTTTCCAAAGAAGATAGGGCTGTCGTGCGGCCTTTGTATGATAAATATAGAACATTAAAAAGATTACTTATTAGAGCAGGAGTG AGCAAAAATAAAGATAGTATATCAGAATTAGCTACTATTTTGGAgcacgaagcaatggattttaCATCGTCTAATTTACCTAATAATCCATCTGATAACGAAAGAAGAGCTAGCGAACCTGACATGTCGCATAGAGGTATCTTGGATTGTATAGATTCGGTAGACCAATTACCAACTGACAGTGATAGTCAGCATAGCAGCAGCGAAGGAAGCCGTAGTAACAACGAAAGTCTTCATGCACTTCCACA GGAAGAATTATTGATACAACAAAAATTAaccagagaagaaaaaaagcgtCTGCGACGAGCGCTGAAAGAGTTAGAAGCACAGTTCGAAGTTCGTGTTGGTCGTAGAATGCAAAGAGAAGATCGTGAGCCACAAGTTGTAACCGTTTACGAATCATATAAGCAGGCCAAAGCAAAGCTCCGTCTGATTGATGCTCTGGTA